In the Caenorhabditis elegans chromosome X genome, one interval contains:
- the sprr-1 gene encoding G-protein coupled receptors family 1 profile domain-containing protein (Confirmed by transcript evidence), with product MAIHHPMCYYNFTCRPVFIGIMVPVDWAVPMYGYMMPFIVTLTVATNSFIVVVLSHKYLRTPTNYVLLAMAVTELLTGLSCLPWFTYYYTLSGYKNDLQTGLPSFWCDMIPYMAAFLPSIFHTMAIWLTVYLAIQRYIYICVPSLVRKFCTIHRSKQVIFFIISVATIMYTPDLMAFHNKSHDVFDSKRNRTMKLCYRHRAPFMLKLGDDIYYKVMFTTQTVAVHLIPSVLLVIFTWKLVGAIRVADRRHANLLSKYSTTTRSTRRKFSELTNSSENENKITRLFKQRDSVSVGNEPRRAHGLKQNTRMLVVVILLFLITEIPAALIFTIHVLSVSLKFSFVDYQFLNILLIVRNVLIVVSYPFRFAIYCGMSQQFRDVVRQMFTGKMLTHAIRDKDNSTTMQLVQGVTDHSDDKRQSVVLCSANGTLVSSVPEERAKKDKAVQCNPDVFDEEIEVPFDPFLADLAIIVEGHDSPKRFKNSDSTFDCSTQCSTEMDNHMFIKRKSSLLRAALRKNQQLSAMMARVSS from the exons ATGGCGATCCATCATCCGATGTGCTACTACAACTTTACGTGCCGACCGGTGTTCATTGGCATCATG GTTCCGGTTGACTGGGCCGTTCCAATGTATGGGTATATGATGCCTTTCATTGTTACACTCACGGTGGCAACAAATAGTTTTATTGTGGTTGTTCTTTCGCACAAATACCTGCGGACGCCAACAAATTACGTGCTGTTGGCAATGGCGGTGACGGAGCTGCTAACAGGGCTGTCATGTTTGCCATGGTTCACGTACTATTATACTTTATCAG gataCAAAAACGATTTACAAACCGGGTTGCCCAGCTTCTGGTGTGACATGATACCCTACATGGCGGCATTTTTACCGTCAATATTTCATACAATGGCAATCTGGCTGACAGTATATCTAGCCATTCAACGATACATTTATATATGCGTTCCGTCGCTAGTTCGCAAGTTTTGCACCATTCATAGAAGTAaacaa gttatatttttcataatatcaGTTGCTACAATTATGTACACACCTGACCTCATGGCATTCCATAATAAAAGCCACGATGTGTTTGACAGCAAGAGAAATc GAACTATGAAGCTTTGCTATCGACATCGTGCTCCATTCATGTTGAAACTCGGTGATGACATTTACTACAAAGTGATGTTCACAACACAAACCGTCGCCGTTCATCTCATCCCGTCTGTGCTGCTTGTCATTTTCACATGGAAACTGGTGGGCGCCATTAGGGTGGCAGACCGCCGTCACGCCAATCTTCTCTCCAAGTATTCCACGACGACTCGTTCGACGCGACGAAAGTTCTCCGAGCTGACGAATTCGTCGGAGaacgaaaataaaataactcgATTGTTCAAGCAGCGCGACAGCGTCAGTGTGGGTAACGAACCTCGTCGAGCTCATGGATTGAAGCAG AATACGCGGATGCTGGTGGTGGTGATCCTGCTATTCCTGATCACTGAAATACCAGCTgcattaatttttacaattcatGTGTTGTCAGTGTCTCTGAAGTTCAGCTTTGTAGACTATCAGTTCCTGAATATTCTACTCATAGTCAG aaacgtCTTGATTGTGGTGTCCTACCCATTCCGCTTTGCGATCTACTGTGGAATGTCCCAACAGTTCCGAGATGTCGTACGACAAATGTTCACTGGAAAAATGCTCACTCATGCGATCCGAGATAAGGATAACTCAACAACAATGCAGCTTGTCCAAGGTGTCACTGATCACAGTGATGATAAACG TCAATCGGTTGTTTTGTGCTCGGCAAACGGAACATTGGTGTCTAGCGTTCCAGAGGAGCGGGCGAAGAAAGACAAG GCCGTTCAATGCAATCCTGACGTTTTCGATGAGGAGATTGAGGTTCCATTCGACCCATTCCTTGCAGATCTTGCCATTATTGTCGAAGGACACGATTCACCCAAGCGATTTAAAAACTCAG attccacaTTTGATTGCTCAACACAATGTAGTACCGAAATGGACAATCACATGTTCATCAAGCGGAAAAGTTCACTTTTGCGGGCAGCGctgcgaaaaaatcaacaattatcAGCGATGATGGCTCGTGTTTCTTCTTAG
- the exc-1 gene encoding IRG-type G domain-containing protein (Confirmed by transcript evidence), translating into MGHKTSKNEKVENHVAFPTAKTLADLPNITITHPTPIYQPDTPNPFTVPPPTPRDTHSLRSFIEETPILLGSSEHSGSSSPPRSSPPPPPSIPPPSDPPKDGIFHHEDTRKIFGSSVLTRGASPLPPKPDESHYAPPVIKRPIYYAKDKIQLFEALNTRDRDPPVVPKEKKVEKEELAYAVGIPHVKFDFAKQEKKAPNLQDNASVSSIKTTDDYPIYNVLNDYNYSSGKTFHSGAFPIDANRKNFGFCGRSGSGKSSLINSLRGLNNGDPQSAGRSHCDRMEPFRFIEGEFQQIVLWEIPYPRTFSSSSVVFDANMGFEKLYESHKLKLFKRLFILIPDGAPTDEDITFARVALSRRTSITFLLTKSDEDLDAENRENGTKLDQAMKRSYETSARLVFSRYLLSKAQILNDVELLFVNAPTARNLVSGTVGYLHYLMNEERLLELLDLNTGCHYELEVRLRKERDNTETTKPINGNIETYRLEEKQIPQAQAYAVSRPTILADAGFEISFGTDDRIYQSLEPKTMIRRAGKTCFNYGFIGGRGVGKSSLIDAMRGMSSKNPLSATKLNNRSKAGSCERFEFDDNVLKYSVTLYELSYPKKISSYFEFIDLVNVASFTALFILVDQTPSEQDLAFAKIAYRRNTTILFLISKCDKKLAARSRSDEIPVCDLLKQRYIDKALQKFDNIMADKAAELRGRINVFFVSAPVFKALRMGDPRESQFVLHERAMFDFLKSRRMIADMLDDPPGEGVYAQLDLDTAGVH; encoded by the exons atGGGACacaaaacctcaaaaaacgAGAAAGTGGAAAACCATGTTGCGTTTCCAACAGCAAAAACGCTCGCCGACCTACCAAACATTACAATTACGCACCCGACACCCATTTACCAACCAGATACGCCTAATCCTTTTACTGTTCCACCACCCACACCGCGGGATACACACAG CTTGAGATCGTTTATCGAAGAAACACCAATATTACTGGGGTCTAGTGAGCACTCTGGTTCTAGTAGTCCACCTAGATCAAGCCCACCACCTCCGCCAAGTATTCCACCGCCGTCTGATCCGCCTAAAGATGGAATATTCCATCATGAAGATACTAGG aaaatctttGGTTCGTCCGTACTCACAAGAGGTGCCAGTCCGTTGCCCCCAAAACCAGATGAATCTCACTACGCTCCTCCAGTTATAAAACGCCCCATTTATTATGCGAAAGACAAAATTCAGTTATTCGAGGCTTTGAACACAAGAGACCGTGACCCGCCTGTAGTtccaaaagagaaaaaagttgaaaaggaAGAGTTAGCATATGCAGTGGGTATTCCACATGTGAAGTTTGATTTTGCGAAGCAGGAAAAAAAGGCACCCAATTTGCAAGATAATGCATCAGTTTCTTCTATTAAA ACAACCGATGACTACCCAATCTACAATGTTCTCAATGACTACAACTACAGTTCCGGAAAAACATTTCACAGTGGTGCATTTCCAATTGACgctaatagaaaaaattttggattttgtgGAAGAAGTGGGTCTGGAAAATCCTCACTGATTAATTCTCTGCGAGGCTTGAACAATGGTGATCCACAATCAGCTGGAAGAAGTCATTGTGACAGAATGGAGCCATTTCGGTTTATTGAAGGAGAGTTTCAACAAATTGTTCTCTGGGAAATTCCATATCCCAGAACGTTCTCTTCGTCAAGTGTTGTTTTTGACGCCAACATGggttttgagaaattatatGA aagtcaCAAGCTAAAACTATTCAAACGACTTTTCATATTGATCCCTGACGGCGCCCCTACAGATGAAGATATCACATTTGCTCGAGTTGCACTGTCTAG ACGAACATCAATCACCTTTCTCCTAACAAAAAGCGACGAGGACCTTGACGCAGAAAACCGAGAAAACGGGACTAAGCTTGACCAAGCAATGAAAAGATCTTATGAGACTTCAGCGAGATTAGTATTTTCTCGTTACCTTCTTTCAAAGGCTCAAATACTAAATGACGTGGAACTATTGTTTGTAAATGCTCCGACAGCAAGGAATTTGGTCAGTGGAACTGTTGGATATCTTCATTATTTGATGAATGAAGAACGATTATTGGAATTACTAGATCTCAATACTGGATGCCATTATGAATTAGAAGTAAGGCTTCGAAAAGAAAGAGACAATACCGAAACCACAAAACCTATAAATGGGAATATTGAAACATATAGATTA GAAGAGAAGCAAATACCTCAGGCTCAAGCTTATGCTGTTAGTCGGCCAACTATTTTAGCTGATGCTGGATTTGAAATCTCATTTGGCACTGATGATAGGATATATCAATCCTTGGAGCCGAAAACAATGATTCGCAGAGCAGGGAag ACATGCTTCAACTACGGATTTATTGGAGGAAGAGGAGTAGGCAAATCTTCTCTGATTGATGCTATGAGAGGAATGTCTTCGAAAAATCCGTTATCTGCCACGAAATTGAAT AATCGATCAAAAGCCGGAAGTTGTGAGAGGTTCGAGTTCGATGATAATGTACTCAAGTACAGTGTTACTTTGTATGAACTTTCGTATCCGAAGAAAATCAGTTCCTATTTCGAGTTTATCGA TTTGGTCAACGTCGCTTCTTTCACTGCTCTTTTCattttggtagatcaaacaCCAAGTGAACAGGATCTAGcgtttgcaaaaattgcataCAGACGGAATACAACG atattatttctaatttcaaaatgcgATAAAAAGCTAGCAGCCCGAAGCCGAAGTGACGAAATCCCGGTTTGTGACTTGCTGAAGCAGCGATATATCGACAAGGCTTTGCAAAAGTTTGATAATATAATGGCAGACAAAGCAGCAGAACTACGGGGAAGAATCAATGTATTCTTTGTGTCTGCACCAGTGTTCAAAGCTCTTCGGATGG GAGATCCCAGAGAAAGTCAATTTGTGCTCCATGAGCGAGCAATGTTTGATTTCCTAAAGTCTCGACGAATGATAGCGGATATGCTGGACGACCCACCCGGAGAAGGTGTATACGCTCAATTAGATCTAGATACAGCCGGAGTTCATTGA